The nucleotide sequence GCTCCGTCGTGCAGACTTCCCTCCTGATAGCTACACCTTCTCTACCGTGTCGAGAGCATGCGCGCAACTCGGAAGTCTGCGTGATGGAAGCTCAGTCCATGCAATGGCTACACGATTTGGCTTCGATTCGGACATGTTTGTGATGTCGGGATTCATCAACTTCTATAGCGGCTGCGGCGATATTGACGTTGCGAGGaaggtgtttgatgaaatgccgcAGAAGGATGTGGTTTCGTGGACGTCGATGATATCTGGTTATTTGCAACAGAATCAGTTAGATGAAGGTTTTAGGTTGTTTGATGAGATGAGAAAGGTTGGCATTGAGCCAAACAAGTTCACTTTAACAAGCCTGTTATCAGCTTGTGGTGAATTATATGCTCTCGGTAGAGGTTCTTTGCTTCACTCTCAAATTATGGAATATGGATGGGAATTCGACATTGACATCGGCAACTCAGTGATAAGCATGTACGCGAAGTGTGGCAGTCTGATAGATGCCCTTAATGTGTTGAAGTCTATGCCTACTACTAATACTGCAACATGGAACGTGCTGATTTCTGGGTTAGTTCTTAGTGGACACCACAAAGAAGCGTTGAATATCTACCAAGAGATGACATGCAGAAATGAAAGGCCAGATGGAATAACAATCTCTGCTGCTTTGTCAGCATGTGCTCAATTGGGCAATCTGCAGCAGGGCAAACTCCTCCATGCTTTTGTGGAGGAAAATTTGGAAGTTTGTGATGTCTTTCTTGGAAATGCCTTGATCAACATGTATGCCAAATGCGGGGATTTCTCAGAAGCTGAATCCATCTTCCGTGAGATGCCTGTGAGGGATGTTTTCTCGTGGACAGCTTTGATATCAGGCTACGTTCAAGGTAATCTCTATAAGGAAGCTTTAACCTTCTTTGAAGAGATGCAGCTTTCTAATGTGAAAGGAAACGAAGTCACCATGGTTAGTCTTTTATCGGCTTGCTCCCAGCTCGGGGCTCTAGACCAGGGCAAACTTATCCATGCTTATATCgaagaaaatgaaataaaaaaagatGTTTGTTTACAAAACGCACTCATTGATATGTATGCCAAGTGTGGTTGCACTGATGTAGCAATGCAAATTTTCCATGGGATGCCTCATAAAGATTCCCACACATGGAATGCAATGATCGGTGGTCTTGCAACTAATGGACAAGGAAGAGAAGCTATACATCTCTTCAATCAAATGCATGAACTCAGGGATGTAAAACCTGACAATGTGACATTCATGGCTGTTCTTTCTGCTTGTACACATTCTGGAATGGTAAATGAGGGGCTAGCTTATTTCAATTTGATGTCTGAACTATATGGTGTTTCTCCTGGAGTCGAACACTATGGTTGTTTAATTGACTTACTAGCTAGAGCTGGATTCATAGATGAAGCAATGGATGTCATAAAAAAAATGCCTTTGGGACCAAACCATCTCATATGGGGCTCAATCCTTTCTGCTTGTAGAATCCAAGGGAAGGTTGAGCTAGCTGAGAAGATCTTGCAAAACATCATCAAGCTATCGCCTGGTGATGAAGGGGCACATGCGCTGATTTCAAACTTGTATGCTGAGGCTCGTAGGTGGGATGAGGTGGGGCAAGTGAGAACTCTCATGGGAAGCAAGATGATTGTTAAATCCCCTGGACTCAGTTCGATTGAAGTGGATGGGGCTCATGAATTCTTAGTGGAAGACAGATCATGACTTTGAACCAAACTACCaattgtttgtatttttatgccAAAAAGGTAcacgttttatttatttatttatagaaaATTCTTAAATCCTAACTCTGTATACAGGAAAAACAAGTTCATATATATCTGTTGCAATGTTTGGTTCTTCATTGCCTCGTACTAAGATGTGAGTTTTTCCTAGGGACTTGAATCCATTTGAGCATCTTTAAACCAATGGCCTTACATAGAGATGGTTGTTTTTTGCTACGCTACCCTAAGGAGTCACGTCACGTCCATTTCTCAATCCCTTATTGTCTAGATTGGAAACTGCAATCTATAAAACTTGCTTAGTACAAGAAACTTGGTAAAGATTCTGTTGCTTGATAAGTCTAAGAGTAAATTTCTCCATGGTCATTGGTAGCAAAAGGTGAAATCGTCACCTCGGGGGCCTCTCCAAGGTAGCCCCCTATTGTCCGGAAGGGAGATAAATCATAGGGAGTTGCGCCCAACAATAGCAGCACATGCAAGGAGAAGTTGAGACAACCAGCGGGGTATTCCACACCTGCTGAGAATTGACCCAAGCTTATTCACATCAACATCCTTGAATGAACCAACTGCGCCAGCCCATAGGGGCAAATTTCTCTATGGTCATGATTTTATATGCAGTTGATAAATTTGCAAAGCAATTGCAGgtctatagaagatgatgaataaaattgcaactaaatCAACAAAACAAAGGCCTTGTAAAATTTTTTCATATATAATTACATTAACTAAGTTtttgcttgatttttttttctttcccattTTCAACTTAGATCAATTTATTTCATCTATCTATATGAATTACCTGTCGTCTTTATACACATTCATGTCATTTTAACCTTGTTTTTATTTTATCGTCTTTCAAAATCACACCTAATTCTTcccagattttttttattttttatttaaaaaaattggtTGGTTtggattaaatttattattattcaaccAGTTTGGTTTTTCAAATTGTAGACTTTCAAGAAAAAACTATAATCTTGAGTTTTCTAAGCTAATTTTTATTTCCCTAACTAATATTTGTAATATATTGACAATTGTTTGGTTAACTCGAATCAAACTAAATCTAACTTATTTTTTGTGTTTCTTCAATTAAAATTTGTTTTTGGTTCATCATTTTCTGATtaccaaataaataaaaatctaacTAAAATTTACTTGTATTTGTCTTAGATAATAGTGCATTTTCGCTAATGTATAATTATGCAACTATCTTCTGTGTTTCAGTCTCATTAAATCAAATCATATTTGGTCTTTTAGAATTTAGTTATATTATACTTGTATTTTATCTTTTTTGTTCAACTTGTTTCTTATTAAGCCATTGCATTCCCAAGGAAAGAGGCCACTCAAATAAAAAGTCGATCCGAAATGGAAAAAAGGTCCTAGTACTTTGAATTTTTATTGTCTGGATAgataaattttctttctcaatgatGAATTGCATAGGTAATTTTTCCCTCAAACATTTTAAATGAATTTCTTTCGATTAAAACATAGATTGAGAAAAAGTAGTTTCATATTGATTGTCGTTCGCAATActctttatctttcaaatttGCCCTTCATCAAATAATGCTAATACCTTATTATCTCAGCACATGTCTCTTTGTTTCTCTATGGGGACTCTTAAATTTCTTCTTATTCTCGATACATAAAGATAAAAAATGAGAGAAATTTAGCTATTTAGTTCTAATTCTTTTATAAAGTAAACATGTTTAGTTGAGTTTCTTAAATTATGATGTGTAAATTTTTGTAATTGTAAAGTACACTTTGAGTTTTCAGTTTGTATGTGGTCAATTTGGTAAAGGTTGAATTTACaagggagggaaaaaaatgaaaaattcttTTACTATTTGTTCTTatttcatttctaaatatttttattaaattctgAATCTTGTGGTAGAGAGCAAAAGAAGATCGACCAAGTTTAAAGGAGCAAAGGCTATTTTTGCCACAATATAGTCCCCTATAAATTGCTCATAATAGAATCCATTACCTGAAAACTGTTCTATCCCTTGGAGTTTAAAGGTCAGTATCTTCCTTTTCTCCATGTTAATTTGCAAGACAAGCAAAACATCTTcgatttcaaaattcaatatttgtcTCGCATCAAAATAACTCAtcgtttcccttttctttctttctttctttcatttTCTTGTAGATGGCAGACAAAGAGAATGTGAGTCATGGACACATCGAGGGCGGGGATGAGACGACGAGGGATCCAGCCAAGCTTAGGGCAATGGTAGAGAATATCGATGCCAAGATTGATGCTTTGAAAGCGAAGAGGGAAAGGATCATAAGGCAATTGTATGAGCTAGAAGGAGCTGGAGCTTGAGTGATTAGTCGACCGCcgtaataaataaaaatcaaaatcaaaattgcTTCCTCAAATTGAGGAgtcaattttatattattttgtattaatgGATGTTGAAGTTGATGCACAATTTCAACTTCTAGCATTTGTTCCATGCTTCTATTTAACTGGAATCTCTAGTTGATTTCACAACTTTTTTTTGTCCTTGAATTGGATAATAAATTTTCTGATTTTTTATTTTCTGGACTATAAATATGAACATATTaagatttttttgtttttttcttggTTTATTTTTATTCAATCATTGACAGTTCATGTGAAATGAATGTTAATCGGGAGCAGAGGCGAAAaggcattttttaaaaattaaaaaggcatttttttaaattaaaaataaataaataaaaaagctcTGCACCagccgggaatcgaacccgggtctGTACCGTGGCAGGGTACTATTCTACCACTAGACCACTGGTGCTAGTTATTCCAAGAGAttgttaaaatatttaaatttaatatactCTAATCAACTGAAAAATAatctttatattttgatattttaattaaaattattatgaaTGAATGTAACATAGGAAATCCTTTACTTTTATGTCGTCAAAATATCATAGTCAACTAGTGTCGAGAGACTCGATCGGACAAGTAGAGGTCAATACTAACAATGACTCGAATCGCATTCCATGGATCATATATAAATCTTGATGgtcaaatatttataaaaaaaaaatgattgatGTAAAGTATcataattaaatcttaatttttgatattataatattttaagtcttaTTATAATCTAACAAATTAACTAAATAGGTAAACTATTTACTCAACCGACGAAAACTCTAGTCCCGGATAAGTTTGAAAGTCTTAACAAATTGTAAAAGACAAGCAAGAAGTTCAAATGGATCAAGGACCTAACACCTGATAGTTGGAGTCAATTGATCTAGATGACCTGATATCAAAAGGAAATCTTAGTGATCTAATTAGAtggtaaattaaaattcaaatagatTTGAAGGATccaagaaagagagaaagagcgCCCTTACTACATCCCTCAAAATGGCTCAACCATGCCAACTGAATTGCACTGACTTTAGCATGCCTAAAGGTCAATGACAAGACTCCGACCTCTAACTTTTCTCATGGATACAAGGCAGCATCCGACCCGACTCATCCCCTAAGGGAACACCCCTTTCAGATAACCAACTTCTCGCCCGATCAGATTGAGTAAACGAGTTTAAACGGATCTTGCAAGCTCATACTTCTTTCCTTCAATTTTCCCAAGATACAAAGAGGGGAAGGATTCATCCCCTCCTTTCTTTCTAATCGAATTCTTTGTGGTGTTACAAACACTGGTCTTTAGGCGGAACAAAGCAGCAACCGATCACCAAAACATAACACACGATTAGTACAGAACCCTATTTAACTTGGATATAGATGTCGAGAGAATACATGTCCAATGCCACTACAAACTACAACCGAAAGTCTTTCCCGTGCCGGTCGTGTTCCGAGCAAATGCATTTTACTACCTCTCTGCTTCACAAAAGGCTATTTCCAGAGCTTAACAAACTTATCGTGGCTGGCAGATGCAATCACTCCAGTCGCATTTGAAGCCGCCAAAGCTGCGATCAAACCTTCATGAGCAGGAAGAGTCATGGTCTTGTTCTCATTCATGTCCCAAACTTCTAGCGACTGCAACCCGCCGACCACTTACGGTCAGAACAAATTAACTTGCAAAGAAGTATAAAATACCACACGGTCGACAGAATTATTGGAAATACAAATTGGAGAAATAGAACTTCCATATCGAAGCAGAAAAACTTGCCTGGTAACAACCAATTATGAGCAGCGATTGATAGCTAGGGTGAAAAACACATGAATGAAACTTGCTTCCATTGCAACTCAACTCGTGCACACATTCCCCTTCGCTTCCCAAACCAAGAGACCAAACTCTGACAGAGTCCTCGCTGACAGAAGCCAGACGATCACCAGAAGAGTTCCAGCAGATGGAATCGACATGCTTTGTATGCCCCTGAAGTCGAACAGCATTGTCAATGAGCCACAATGGGTGTTCAAGTTCAGATATATTAATAGATAAACTGAAATCCATATGATTTCAGATACAACGACCAACCTGCAGCGTATGCCTACGACATTGTGTTTCAACATCTAGAACGCATATGGTGCTTTCTGCAGCAACAGCCAAGTACCTACCCTGACGGGGCTGAAACCTCATTTGAGTAGTTCCGCCCTGAGCGCGCAGAAATCAATAGCTTTGTTGAAAATTAAAAGGATGTGCACTTACAAATCGTAAAAGCCATAGTACCATTTCATATGTACCTTAAAAACTCTGGCACAGTTACCGTTGTTTATACTCCAGAAACGCATTTCACCATCACCATCACAAGAACAGATAAGATCCTCTTTACTTGGGTGAAAGTCCAGAGACATGACAGATGTGGAATGGCCAGTAAAAGTTCGAAGTGAATAGCCTGGCTGTCCATCAGAAATCATATAACAAGTCATTTGTTAGAAATTCGAATGTTCAATGAAGAAAAATCACAGAAGCAATGCAGCAACCATCATAGTGAACAAATCACATTTTCTGTTTGTAGTGGTTCTCAAGTTCCTGACTGGTCCAGCCAATGAATAAAGAGTCAACTTGTAAGAAATTAATGCATTGTGTTTAAAAGGGCAAAAGCACTGAATCATCGTTCCTGACAATGGTGATATGTTCAAAGAAAGTGATACATGAAGACTAATACTTCTCTCAAATTGAAAAATACATTTGGTTGTGGTATATCTCTTTGACTACTGGACAAATGAACTAAGATTTTGAGATGTAACCCCTTGAGATCTTTTGGATGGTAAAAATTAGAGAAGCCATGGTTTGTCAAGATAAATAATCTAATGGACCTCACTCTGCTTGATAAGACTAACTGCCCTTATAAAATGCACATAAGCCTATATATAACTTGAGAACTTAATATTTGATTAGCTTGTCAAAAGTAGGTTAACCTAAATCTACTACCACAGTATGAGAACCAGTTGACAGACACATGTGGCATTTATATTGTCAGTAACACTCACCTTGTTTATAGTATCCATTTTTTGTTCTATGTTGCTAATTATAGGGCCAGGAGAGAGCTACTCCTGGCATGCAGTTGAGCCTGCCAATAAAAAAGCACATTCCACAGCCCGTACatgaaattttatcttattttatcattCCTAAAGTTTCTTTGATCTCTCGCTTTCTTGATTAATGTATCATGGTCTCACATGATCTAACTAGGGCATCTATATGAGAAACAAACTTCCATTTATATGAGAACTGATAAAGATATCACATCTCTGCAAAGTTACCTAAACAAAATCAGAATTATATCTAGGATGATGGTAAGGATATTTAAGATTAACTGATTCTTAAAGACAATCTTGCCCTATGAACTGGCCAGTGCCCCAATCAAATATGTCAAAAATATACTATTAGTGATAGAATATCATCCAGCATGTTCAGTTTGAACTTGCAATCATTTTAGTCTTGTCATGAAGAGAACCCAGTTTGTTTATGCCCAAATACATCTCCAATTtggatatatataaaaaaaacatagaataaACTCAAACACCTACATGTTCACTCATTTGTTGCCTAGTTTATGCTCATAATGGTCGCTCTTAACTGGACCAAACGTCACAGATCAGCTAAGTGTGAAAGAATAGTCCAAACCAGGGTATAGCTAATTGCCAAGCATGCAAATCCCTGAGCAAAAAATAAGACAATGCATAGTATACACCTACACAGATGGCGATGGTAATTGGCACAACTTCATAGAGTAACCTATGTGCACTTCATCTCATGATCTCATCCTGATTAATTATTAGGACAACGAAGAAGTACTTTGATTCTtccaagtcaatataaaaagttCTGGAGATTCAGCTATTTGCAGATTGTGACAGATCTAATTGGAACCTAGAAGCAGTATTTTCTACTGTTAggtaactcaaatataaattatttgTAGGTAacaaaaatattgttaggtaccACATTCTTTGTATCTGCCAGGAGAAACATATGAACTCTCCTGCAAGTGATGAGGTAGAGAAGCTATATATGAGATGAGATGGATGCAATGAGATGGATGCAAGTAAACAGTAGAATCAAGTAGCCATGAATATGTTGAAATGATTAGAAGCTTTTAAACGAGAAATGGAACGCAAGTTAATCGATAAATACTAACATTATCAGCATCCCACACTCTCACAGTCTTGTCAAATGACGATGTAGCTAGACGAGGCAAGCTTGAACTAAACCGAACATCAGTAATCAGCAGGGAGTGTTCCTCCAGTGTAGATTTGAGCTTCAAACTATCAGCATGCCATAGAACTGCCTGCATGACAAAATCAATAACTAATCAGTATCCTGCAAGATAGTTATTCAAAAAAGAAAAAAGCCGGATTATGAGTGACGATTAATTGGTGTGCATCATATTATATTTCACCTTTTTATCATGTCCTCCAGTTGCAAGGAGTTTTCCATCTGATGAAAAGTGGCAACAAACAACTTTATTTGTACTTGCTCTAGTTGCTACAATCTCAGTAAAGGAGAAACCTGAAAGGCCAATTACTGATATGAGAGAATGCATTAAAAACAGGAAAGTTTAGTCTTTAATTGCATCCAATGTTAGAAACAGGAAAAAGGAAGCAAGCAAAAAGGATAGGTAATTCTTCGAATGTTCAAAACAGATACAAAGACCAAGCAGGGGGAACGAGCAGGGGGTAGAACCTTTTGCAGAATCCATAGAGCGACCAACAACATCTCTTGGGTCAGTATCATCATGGGACAGAAAGGATTCTACATTATCATCCAAAGATGCATCTTCCACAAAGCGATCCATGTCAGCCTGCAAGTGAAAAATCGTTATCCACAATTCATGAAAAAGTACCAGTTAAGAAATACAAAAGTGCACGTTCATAGCATAACTTTAGTTACTAAACAACAAACAATCCTAATAATTACCAATTGGTTAGTGGGAGATGTCAAAGGACCAGTCCCATCACCAAACATCATCAGAGGCTTAGATGAACCACCATTGTGTTGCAATTGTGCCATTGACATCACATCTCCTGGTGTATGAGTTGATGGTGTCGAGGGTGCTGAGCTTGGGGAAGGCCCAGCAGTATTTGCAGTTCCAGAGCTATTTGCAGGACCAGAGGATGAAACAGCCTGCTTCCGTTTACGGCCACTTTGATTGTTTGAAGTCTACAATTCATTAACAAATAGTTGCTAAAACTTATGGGGAAATAGGAGACTAAATGCTGATTTTGTTTTACTTTTCGctataaaggaaaagaaagcaacaTTTGCTAGTAATACAGACTTACAAAGAGCTCAATAGAGGAATAAGATTTGTGTAACCAACCCCAAATGGTTGGGACAAATGCAACTTAATGATGATAATACAACAAAAACAGAAGTTTGATTCAATACCAAGATAAGGTAAAATAATACCTGATCAGCCCCTCTAAAGGAATTTGACATGCTTCCATCAACAGTCATACTAACTGCTGCAAGTTTCTCTTGAAGCAGATGGTTAGAATTTTGAGACTGTTGGCTTGAAAGGACATGTTGTTGAAGCTGCTGTTGCTGACTGCTGCTTTGTTGTTGTTGGGGTTGCAACTGAGCTATTTTCTATTACAAGCATAGAAAAAATAGTTAGGCAAAATGTGAGTGTGCAGTatgacatcatatcataaaatgaatgTCCAGCATGATGTACCATCATAGAATGAAAGGAAAAGCTGCAAACCTTCATTAATAAATCCGAATCGGTGCGAGGCATCAGAGGACTTGGAGATTGCATGGGTGAACCCACATTGGGTATGACATCATTAAGAACATTTGACTGGCCATCCTTTCCTAGAACTATGTTCCTGTTGTTCA is from Zingiber officinale cultivar Zhangliang chromosome 7B, Zo_v1.1, whole genome shotgun sequence and encodes:
- the LOC122006067 gene encoding transcriptional corepressor LEUNIG-like isoform X7, whose product is MSQTNWEADKMLDVYIYDYLVKRNLQATAKAFQAEAKVSSDPVAIDAPGGFLFEWWSVFWDIFIARTNEKHSDAAASYIETQLLKAREQQQQQQQQPSQQQQQQQQQQQQHLQIQQLLLQRQAQQQQQQQQPQRREGAQLLNGNAGGLVTQDSLMRQNPGTANALATKMYEERLKLPLQRDSLDEASVKRFGDNVSQVMDPNHASMLKSAAAPAQPSGHVLHGSAGGLSGPLQQVQTRNQQVPGSSQSEINPILNPRAAGPDASLIGVPAGPNQGLDQLRSGLLQQQKSFVQSPQSLQQLQFLSPHQHQLLLQAQQNLNSSAAADIDNRRLRMLLNNRNIVLGKDGQSNVLNDVIPNVGSPMQSPSPLMPRTDSDLLMKKIAQLQPQQQQSSSQQQQLQQHVLSSQQSQNSNHLLQEKLAAVSMTVDGSMSNSFRGADQTSNNQSGRKRKQAVSSSGPANSSGTANTAGPSPSSAPSTPSTHTPGDVMSMAQLQHNGGSSKPLMMFGDGTGPLTSPTNQLADMDRFVEDASLDDNVESFLSHDDTDPRDVVGRSMDSAKGFSFTEIVATRASTNKVVCCHFSSDGKLLATGGHDKKAVLWHADSLKLKSTLEEHSLLITDVRFSSSLPRLATSSFDKTVRVWDADNPGYSLRTFTGHSTSVMSLDFHPSKEDLICSCDGDGEMRFWSINNGNCARVFKGGTTQMRFQPRQGRYLAVAAESTICVLDVETQCRRHTLQGHTKHVDSICWNSSGDRLASVSEDSVRVWSLGLGSEGECVHELSCNGSKFHSCVFHPSYQSLLIIGCYQSLEVWDMNENKTMTLPAHEGLIAALAASNATGVIASASHDKFVKLWK
- the LOC122006067 gene encoding transcriptional corepressor LEUNIG-like isoform X6, producing MSQTNWEADKMLDVYIYDYLVKRNLQATAKAFQAEAKVSSDPVAIDAPGGFLFEWWSVFWDIFIARTNEKHSDAAASYIETQLLKAREQQQQQQQQPSQQQQQQQQQQQQHLQIQQLLLQRQAQQQQQQQQPQRREGAQLLNGNAGGLVTQDSLMRQNPGTANALATKMYEERLKLPLQRDSLDEASVKRFGDNVSQVMDPNHASMLKSAAAPAQPSGHVLHGSAGGLSGPLQQVQTRNQQVPGSSQEIKSEINPILNPRAAGPDASLIGVPGPNQGLDQLRSGLLQQQKSFVQSPQSLQQLQFLSPHQHQLLLQAQQNLNSSAAADIDNRRLRMLLNNRNIVLGKDGQSNVLNDVIPNVGSPMQSPSPLMPRTDSDLLMKKIAQLQPQQQQSSSQQQQLQQHVLSSQQSQNSNHLLQEKLAAVSMTVDGSMSNSFRGADQTSNNQSGRKRKQAVSSSGPANSSGTANTAGPSPSSAPSTPSTHTPGDVMSMAQLQHNGGSSKPLMMFGDGTGPLTSPTNQLADMDRFVEDASLDDNVESFLSHDDTDPRDVVGRSMDSAKGFSFTEIVATRASTNKVVCCHFSSDGKLLATGGHDKKAVLWHADSLKLKSTLEEHSLLITDVRFSSSLPRLATSSFDKTVRVWDADNPGYSLRTFTGHSTSVMSLDFHPSKEDLICSCDGDGEMRFWSINNGNCARVFKGGTTQMRFQPRQGRYLAVAAESTICVLDVETQCRRHTLQGHTKHVDSICWNSSGDRLASVSEDSVRVWSLGLGSEGECVHELSCNGSKFHSCVFHPSYQSLLIIGCYQSLEVWDMNENKTMTLPAHEGLIAALAASNATGVIASASHDKFVKLWK